A window from Larimichthys crocea isolate SSNF chromosome XXIII, L_crocea_2.0, whole genome shotgun sequence encodes these proteins:
- the gtf3ab gene encoding general transcription factor IIIA, b, protein MGERLQSQKRFVCSFFDCQAQFSKSWKLEAHLCKHTGLKPFSCQNCDKSFCTRYQLTRHELTHSGEKPHKCLADGCSEAFVTNSSMKNHMARVHQQKEKPYQCDHQGCGKDFHKRNQLKAHTFKHLQILPFHCSFSGCTRDFPTHGKLKHHERMHAGYPCENEGCLFHGKTWTEYLKHRKEHKIKMPCGQCKKLFNNAWFLHQHELHVHSGKEKKKLPCPRKGCDRQFARRFNLESHVLGDHEGKKPFSCAFAGCGKSFAMKESLWRHGVVHDPAKKKQKKLRPKKNQPWRLAQRVRLAAAANQAETNKLAAKLQKTTLKENKS, encoded by the exons ATGGGGGAGAGGTTGCAAAGTCAAAAGCGCTTTGTTTGCTCCTTTTTTGATTGTCAAGCTCAGTTCAGTAAATCATGGAAGCTAGAGGCTcatctgtgcaaacacacaggaTTG AAACCATTCTCATGTCAAAACTGTGACAAGAGCTTTTGCACTCGCTATCAGCTCACCAGGCATGAGCTCACTCACAGCGGGGAAAAACCACACAA GTGTCTGGCTGATGGATGCTCCGAGGCCTTTGTCACAAACTCCAGCATGAAGAACCACATGGCTCGAGTTCACCAGCAGAAGGAGAAGCCATATCAA tgTGACCATCAGGGCTGTGGAAAGGATTTCCACAAGAGGAACCAGCTGAAAGCCCACACATTCAAGCACCTACAGATTCTGCCATTTCA TTGTTCTTTTAGTGGCTGCACAAGAGACTTTCCCACTCACGGAAAACTGAAGCATCATGAGAGAATGCATGCAG GTTATCCTTGTGAGAACGAAGGCTGTCTCTTTCATGGGAAAACATGGACCGAATACCTGAAGCACAGAAAAGAACATAAAA TCAAGATGCCATGCGGACAGTGCAAAAAGCTGTTTAACAACGCCTGGTTCTTGCACCAGCATGAGCTGCATGTCCACTCtgggaaggagaagaagaagctgccGTGCCCCAGAAAAGGCTGCGATAGACAGTTCGCTCGTCGCTTCAACTTGGAGAGTCACGTACTTGGAGACCATGAGGGCAAAAAGCCTTTTAGCTGTGCGTTTGCTGGCTGTGGGAAGAGCTTTGCCATGAAG GAAAGCCTGTGGCGACACGGAGTGGTGCATGACccagcaaagaaaaaacagaag AAACTGCGTCCTAAAAAGAATCAGCCCTGGCGTCTGGCACAGAGGGTCAGACTggcagctgcagccaatcaggcGGAGACCAACAAGCTTGCTGCGAAGCTGCAAAAGACCACTTTAAAGGAGAACAAATCTTGA